From a single Rutidosis leptorrhynchoides isolate AG116_Rl617_1_P2 chromosome 5, CSIRO_AGI_Rlap_v1, whole genome shotgun sequence genomic region:
- the LOC139848310 gene encoding probable steroid-binding protein 3, whose amino-acid sequence MELTLDQLKQYDGSDPSKPIYIGVKGRVFDVSTATSFYGPGGSYAMFAGKDASRALAKMSKNDEDVIGSLDGLTEKELGVLADWERKFEAKYPIVGSLAA is encoded by the coding sequence ATGGAGTTAACCTTAGATCAGCTAAAACAGTACGATGGCTCAGATCCATCAAAACCCATTTACATCGGCGTCAAAGGTCGCGTCTTTGATGTGAGTACTGCCACATCCTTCTACGGTCCCGGCGGTTCATACGCCATGTTCGCCGGTAAAGATGCCAGCAGAGCCCTAGCTAAAATGAGCAAGAACGATGAAGATGTAATCGGGTCACTTGACGGACTCACTGAAAAAGAATTGGGCGTTCTTGCTGATTGGGAAAGGAAATTTGAAGCTAAATACCCAATTGTTGGTTCTCTCGCTGCTTAA